Proteins found in one candidate division KSB1 bacterium genomic segment:
- the fliG gene encoding flagellar motor switch protein FliG encodes MPLREIRYEELTGHQKAAILLIALGVEAASLLARHFSDQEIEAITKEMAALHDVPAQIIDRVVIEFYDMIRAREYIAQGGLEYARRILEQALGPKRANELLQRIERTSKLSGFEFMRRAHPNQILNLIQNEHPQTIALILSFVEPAQAARVILRLPEDKQKEVVYRMATMEQVQSELLSDLERALEMQLETMESSHATAEAGGVKTVAEILNLAGKTAEKLILDEIEARNPELADKIRDLMFTFDDLILLDDRSIQRVLKEVDTRQMALALKGASEEVKQKIFKNMSERAATILREEMEYMGPVRLRDVEEAQRQIANMVRTLEEEGEIVIARGGGSEEILV; translated from the coding sequence ATGCCGCTGAGGGAGATTCGGTACGAGGAGCTCACGGGGCACCAGAAGGCGGCTATCCTTCTGATCGCGTTGGGAGTGGAGGCGGCCTCCCTTCTGGCACGCCACTTCTCTGACCAGGAGATTGAGGCCATCACCAAGGAGATGGCCGCCCTGCACGACGTCCCCGCCCAGATCATCGATCGTGTGGTCATCGAATTCTACGACATGATCCGGGCGCGAGAATACATCGCCCAAGGGGGACTGGAATATGCGCGCCGCATCCTGGAGCAGGCCCTGGGTCCCAAGAGGGCCAACGAGCTACTCCAGAGAATCGAGCGCACCTCCAAGCTGAGCGGCTTCGAGTTCATGCGGAGGGCGCACCCGAATCAGATCCTGAACCTGATCCAGAACGAGCATCCCCAGACGATCGCGCTGATCCTTTCCTTTGTGGAGCCGGCCCAGGCGGCGCGAGTCATCCTGCGACTCCCCGAGGACAAACAGAAGGAAGTGGTTTACCGGATGGCCACGATGGAGCAGGTCCAGTCGGAGCTGCTCAGCGATCTGGAGCGGGCCCTGGAAATGCAGCTGGAAACCATGGAGTCGTCGCACGCCACCGCCGAGGCGGGCGGGGTGAAAACGGTGGCGGAGATCCTTAACCTGGCGGGCAAAACAGCGGAAAAGCTGATCCTGGACGAGATCGAGGCGCGTAACCCGGAGCTCGCCGACAAGATCCGGGACCTGATGTTCACCTTTGACGATTTGATCCTGCTCGATGACCGCAGCATCCAACGGGTGCTCAAGGAGGTGGATACCCGCCAGATGGCCCTGGCCCTCAAGGGAGCCAGCGAGGAGGTCAAGCAGAAGATCTTCAAGAACATGTCCGAGCGCGCTGCCACCATCCTGCGCGAGGAAATGGAGTACATGGGCCCGGTCCGCCTGCGCGACGTGGAGGAGGCGCAGAGGCAAATTGCCAACATGGTCCGTACCCTGGAAGAAGAGGGCGAGATCGTCATCGCTCGCGGCGGAGGTTCGGAGGAGATCCTTGTCTGA
- a CDS encoding FliH/SctL family protein: MSDRVKRILKREEVLLRRRPFPNAEGEEDLYVADRPDGAGKANVLATATILPPATEEELKSAWQDGFQEGYRQAQEDLRPLIASLREATRTVQEERDRLIRDAELVVVRLAYEVAKKIVGHEVQMRSDAIVYIVREALRRIADRDRIVIRLNPQDARAVRNHPALRPELFDSFEAVEIREDEEVGRGSCLVETSSGLIDASLDTQLAEIEAALFGED; the protein is encoded by the coding sequence TTGTCTGACCGCGTGAAGAGAATTCTGAAACGCGAGGAGGTCCTGCTCCGGCGCCGCCCCTTCCCCAACGCGGAGGGGGAAGAGGATCTCTACGTGGCCGATCGGCCGGACGGGGCCGGTAAGGCCAATGTCCTGGCCACGGCAACGATTCTGCCACCCGCCACGGAAGAGGAATTGAAGAGCGCCTGGCAGGACGGTTTTCAGGAGGGATATCGTCAGGCTCAGGAAGATTTGCGCCCCCTTATTGCCAGCCTCCGGGAGGCCACCCGTACGGTCCAGGAGGAGCGGGACCGGCTGATCCGGGACGCAGAGCTCGTCGTGGTACGCCTTGCCTACGAGGTTGCAAAGAAGATCGTAGGTCATGAGGTCCAGATGCGCTCGGACGCCATCGTATACATCGTGCGGGAAGCGCTGCGACGCATCGCCGACCGCGATCGTATCGTCATCCGCTTGAACCCTCAGGATGCGCGCGCTGTCCGCAATCACCCCGCACTGCGCCCCGAGCTCTTCGATTCGTTCGAGGCGGTGGAGATACGAGAGGATGAAGAGGTAGGGCGTGGCAGTTGCCTCGTCGAGACTTCTTCCGGCCTCATCGACGCCAGTTTGGACACGCAGCTCGCCGAGATTGAGGCGGCCTTGTTTGGAGAGGACTGA
- the fliI gene encoding flagellar protein export ATPase FliI, translating to MADTPPKSVDRWAKYEERIRTANTICAKGKVFRVVGTVVESVGPVASVGDLCQIRSRRNGSSSLAEVVGFHDRRVLLMPLGELNGIAPGAEVINSRSAITVNAGKALLGRVLNGLGRPVDGLGPIHAEDRLPIFNQPPRPLERRRIQEILATGIRAIDGLLTCGKGQRMGIFAGSGVGKSVLLGMIARNTSADVNVIALVGERGREVREFIERDLGEEGLRRSVVVAVTSDEAPLLRVKGAFVATTIAEYFRDQGYDVLLMMDSLTRVAMAQREIGLAIGEPPTSKGYTPSTFSLLPRLLERAGNSSRGSITGLYTVLVEGDDLSDPVADTARAILDGHIVLNRRLANQNHYPAVDPLQSVSRVMSDVVDPNHLEAARIITSLLATYREAEDLINIGAYARGSNPEIDRAIEMMPLINDFLRQSVADRGEFQETLKRLLDLAARAKSR from the coding sequence ATGGCCGACACTCCGCCCAAAAGCGTCGACCGCTGGGCCAAATACGAGGAGCGGATTCGGACGGCCAATACGATCTGCGCCAAGGGGAAGGTGTTCCGCGTGGTCGGTACGGTGGTGGAGTCCGTTGGGCCCGTGGCTTCGGTGGGCGACCTCTGCCAGATCCGCAGCCGGCGTAACGGCAGCTCCAGCCTGGCGGAAGTGGTCGGCTTCCACGATCGCCGGGTGCTTCTGATGCCTCTGGGAGAGCTGAACGGCATTGCACCGGGTGCGGAGGTGATCAACAGCCGATCGGCCATTACGGTCAATGCCGGGAAGGCTCTCCTGGGACGCGTGCTCAACGGGCTCGGACGACCCGTCGACGGGCTGGGGCCGATCCACGCCGAGGATCGGCTCCCGATCTTCAATCAGCCACCGCGGCCTCTGGAGCGCCGGCGGATCCAGGAGATTTTGGCCACGGGTATCCGGGCCATCGACGGCCTCCTTACCTGCGGCAAGGGTCAGCGGATGGGGATCTTCGCCGGAAGCGGGGTCGGCAAGAGCGTGCTTCTCGGGATGATCGCGCGCAATACTTCGGCCGACGTCAACGTTATTGCGCTGGTGGGCGAGCGGGGCCGGGAGGTGCGGGAGTTCATCGAGAGGGACCTCGGAGAGGAGGGATTGCGTCGCTCGGTCGTGGTCGCGGTGACCTCTGACGAGGCTCCACTGTTGCGCGTCAAAGGTGCCTTTGTCGCCACGACCATTGCCGAGTACTTCCGTGATCAAGGGTACGACGTGCTGCTGATGATGGATTCCCTCACGCGCGTGGCGATGGCCCAACGGGAAATCGGCTTGGCCATCGGCGAACCCCCCACCAGCAAGGGCTACACCCCCTCGACCTTCTCGCTTCTGCCTCGGCTGCTGGAGAGAGCAGGCAACAGCAGCCGGGGTAGCATCACCGGGCTGTACACAGTGCTGGTGGAGGGCGACGACCTGAGCGATCCCGTGGCGGACACAGCTCGGGCTATTCTGGACGGCCACATCGTTCTCAATCGCAGGCTCGCCAATCAGAACCACTACCCGGCGGTCGACCCGCTCCAGAGCGTGAGCCGGGTGATGTCCGACGTCGTCGATCCCAACCATCTGGAGGCGGCTCGGATCATCACCAGTCTCCTCGCTACCTACAGGGAGGCGGAAGATCTGATCAACATCGGCGCCTACGCCCGCGGGAGCAACCCGGAGATCGATCGGGCCATCGAGATGATGCCCCTGATCAACGACTTCTTGCGCCAGTCCGTTGCGGATCGGGGCGAGTTTCAAGAGACCCTGAAGCGGCTTCTGGATCTGGCGGCCAGGGCAAAATCCCGGTGA
- the fliJ gene encoding flagellar export protein FliJ → MAPFRFRYERLLQLALQRERQQAYVVGRKMAEVIRQREKLQALGRQWAEARQTWLGEVGQGGRAADLSAGLRWLLALEGRIEQENRTLRRLVAELDLERARLVETVKRRRIFEKLKEKHRGAFEERERRLEQRTLDEIASLADWRSRSETVDAVRTQDTQG, encoded by the coding sequence ATGGCACCCTTCCGGTTCCGATACGAACGGCTGCTGCAGCTGGCGCTCCAGAGGGAGCGACAGCAAGCCTACGTGGTGGGCCGCAAAATGGCCGAGGTCATCCGACAAAGGGAGAAGCTCCAGGCACTTGGCCGACAGTGGGCCGAGGCTCGCCAGACCTGGCTTGGGGAGGTCGGCCAGGGTGGTCGAGCCGCCGACCTCTCAGCAGGTCTCCGATGGCTGCTCGCTCTGGAGGGTAGAATCGAGCAGGAAAACAGGACGCTCCGGAGACTTGTTGCGGAGCTGGACCTGGAGCGAGCACGTCTGGTGGAGACGGTGAAAAGGCGCCGCATCTTCGAGAAGCTCAAGGAAAAACACCGGGGGGCGTTCGAAGAACGCGAGCGCAGGTTGGAGCAAAGAACACTGGACGAAATCGCCAGCCTTGCCGACTGGCGCTCAAGGTCGGAGACGGTGGATGCGGTACGCACTCAGGATACGCAGGGTTAG
- a CDS encoding flagellar hook-length control protein FliK encodes MVTREMELSVLPIVAGTSALTSHPEPQPGGEATGTATFPLLLAGALGSAPEPVPANSLQKCQTSRCTGVHGPGQAAVQCVGEREGEILRVFGLMISEPPPLNEGASEIWPTGHFQTVGARALEGGSADESAQEAAAAAGSGLGAALFNALSQTPAGEAEILYPQGEGFPESPSSPVGGAAFPGTQTHDAPAQGWEPSGDRSGTGLILSGQGFPDEPRAQGRERGGLAVPDVPEVGPGTLGQHDGQGLVPPALEPRCGPIDGAVRPQEQPSSVKASFSEAVRAEATGRAKLTQGVPSQPKEMSAGGAPGALPSRASAAAPCGLPGTPEPNLASAAIVSGGPSWSDSFGLAPTRWGIEGSEEGSDILRAGSGAPEGIPGAPSGLRTGSEPREAEGFPRSARVAMSKFLPVDSGPSALGAEDKRTGGPRPPASGARTNRAPVGRAGADAASQIPSSIGNGPELQVEPDPGLQTGGLEAKHPVEVGASQHREDRSSAARHLPTSPELPRLKIEDPTSPVAEGQSGGPGASYRAPLEFAARSETWAESGDPFRVETTPTGASIPAGQPVPEQGAEDTHRIRSTPVAEAAARGTVPPGPADWGPPTFAAREEVTSNGVDVLEQPLNLRPLAGQGEERPATGQVPPTSPSEASGVQTSERPASSLERAMAELGSVVEDLRVEQVVARVGVRTPQLSEVDGRDGSDPLRQTDGDIASPKSSKLGETPVIHPKRATAVGEAADRAQSRRQEMPPSSPDVLRSARPGLDRMAERVASGRTLVERPEEGSVLPSPGSLPPERQAPADSGTDVARASLRSQKGDSGPRTGEADGSGRLSVSARFETAVKPQSREAGTRDLWTAPAAPRSEGIQSGWASRASGRTSGPTLARWEWSGLAPQVRPVVQRLLGQGEAEVVVHLRPPELGRLRVEVKSRAGEVVVRLEAEDQATREVLRAHAGELEGSLNSQAHQPVRVEVRAPEPGSLALGEREGRRSGHEAHERPGRPPRQEVFQSPDSDGTKAQVPGQGWWA; translated from the coding sequence ATGGTGACTCGGGAAATGGAGCTATCGGTTCTGCCCATTGTAGCCGGCACCAGCGCACTCACTTCGCATCCCGAACCCCAGCCAGGGGGAGAAGCCACAGGTACCGCGACGTTTCCGCTCCTCCTGGCCGGTGCTCTGGGAAGCGCGCCGGAGCCTGTTCCCGCCAACTCCCTCCAGAAGTGCCAAACCAGCCGCTGCACTGGGGTACACGGCCCGGGCCAGGCGGCTGTCCAGTGCGTCGGGGAAAGGGAAGGAGAAATCTTGCGGGTGTTCGGGCTGATGATCTCCGAACCTCCGCCCCTGAACGAGGGAGCGAGCGAGATCTGGCCCACCGGCCATTTTCAGACAGTAGGTGCCCGGGCGCTGGAGGGGGGTAGCGCGGACGAATCGGCCCAAGAGGCGGCAGCGGCTGCCGGTTCCGGCCTGGGTGCTGCGCTGTTCAACGCTCTGTCGCAGACGCCGGCGGGCGAGGCGGAGATCCTGTACCCACAGGGAGAGGGCTTTCCGGAGAGCCCGAGCTCCCCGGTTGGAGGCGCAGCGTTCCCCGGGACACAGACTCACGACGCTCCGGCTCAGGGCTGGGAGCCGAGCGGTGACCGCTCCGGGACAGGTCTGATCCTGAGTGGCCAGGGCTTTCCCGATGAGCCACGAGCTCAGGGAAGAGAGCGCGGAGGGCTCGCTGTGCCGGACGTTCCTGAGGTCGGTCCGGGGACCCTCGGGCAGCACGACGGGCAGGGGCTTGTGCCACCTGCCCTCGAGCCACGGTGTGGCCCGATAGATGGGGCCGTCAGGCCGCAGGAGCAGCCGAGCTCGGTGAAAGCCTCTTTCTCCGAAGCCGTACGGGCCGAGGCGACCGGGAGGGCCAAGCTCACCCAGGGTGTACCCTCGCAGCCGAAAGAAATGAGCGCTGGAGGTGCGCCTGGGGCTCTTCCATCCCGGGCGAGCGCTGCGGCCCCGTGTGGCCTGCCGGGGACACCTGAGCCCAACCTGGCGAGCGCGGCGATCGTTTCGGGAGGCCCGAGCTGGTCTGATTCCTTCGGGCTTGCCCCGACCCGCTGGGGCATCGAGGGTTCAGAAGAGGGAAGTGACATCTTGCGCGCCGGAAGCGGGGCGCCGGAGGGAATCCCGGGTGCGCCATCCGGGCTGCGGACAGGCTCGGAGCCGAGAGAGGCGGAGGGGTTTCCGCGCAGCGCGCGTGTGGCCATGAGCAAGTTCCTCCCGGTAGATTCCGGCCCTTCCGCGCTGGGGGCCGAGGACAAGCGGACGGGCGGTCCGAGGCCGCCCGCAAGCGGAGCGCGTACCAATCGGGCGCCCGTGGGGAGGGCGGGCGCAGATGCCGCTTCTCAGATCCCCTCCTCGATCGGGAACGGACCGGAGCTGCAGGTCGAGCCGGATCCCGGCCTGCAAACGGGCGGCCTGGAAGCGAAACACCCGGTGGAAGTGGGCGCAAGCCAGCACCGGGAGGATCGCTCTTCGGCAGCCCGTCACCTTCCCACATCACCGGAGCTGCCTCGTCTGAAGATCGAAGATCCGACCTCCCCCGTAGCGGAGGGCCAATCTGGAGGCCCTGGAGCCTCCTACCGCGCGCCTCTGGAATTCGCCGCAAGGTCGGAAACATGGGCAGAGTCGGGGGATCCGTTCCGGGTGGAGACCACACCAACCGGGGCTTCGATCCCGGCCGGACAGCCGGTCCCTGAACAAGGAGCCGAGGACACCCACCGTATCCGCAGCACGCCGGTTGCGGAGGCCGCGGCGCGCGGGACAGTCCCCCCCGGGCCTGCGGATTGGGGACCCCCAACGTTTGCGGCACGGGAGGAAGTGACGTCCAACGGAGTGGATGTCCTGGAACAGCCCCTGAACCTGCGCCCCTTGGCAGGGCAGGGAGAGGAACGACCGGCTACCGGACAGGTCCCGCCCACTTCGCCGTCCGAGGCCTCGGGTGTGCAGACTTCGGAACGACCGGCCTCAAGCCTGGAAAGGGCGATGGCCGAGCTTGGCTCCGTGGTCGAAGACCTTCGGGTGGAGCAGGTGGTGGCGCGGGTGGGTGTGCGCACTCCGCAGCTGAGCGAGGTCGATGGAAGGGACGGGTCGGATCCCCTCCGCCAGACGGACGGGGATATCGCTTCCCCGAAGAGCTCGAAGCTCGGCGAGACCCCTGTGATTCACCCGAAGCGAGCCACTGCGGTCGGAGAGGCAGCGGACCGCGCCCAAAGTCGAAGACAGGAGATGCCGCCGAGCTCGCCCGACGTCCTCCGGAGCGCCCGGCCGGGGCTCGATCGAATGGCTGAGCGCGTCGCTTCGGGTCGGACCCTGGTCGAGAGGCCGGAGGAGGGGAGCGTTCTGCCATCCCCAGGAAGCCTACCACCTGAACGGCAGGCGCCGGCCGATTCGGGGACGGACGTGGCCCGTGCGAGCCTGCGCAGCCAGAAAGGAGACTCGGGACCGAGGACGGGTGAAGCGGACGGGTCCGGTCGGCTTTCGGTCTCGGCCAGGTTTGAGACCGCCGTTAAACCCCAGAGCCGAGAGGCGGGAACACGTGATCTGTGGACGGCCCCAGCTGCTCCCCGGTCGGAAGGGATTCAGTCCGGTTGGGCGAGCCGAGCTTCCGGCCGGACGTCGGGCCCCACACTGGCGCGCTGGGAGTGGTCTGGCCTTGCTCCCCAGGTGCGGCCGGTGGTGCAGCGCCTGCTTGGGCAGGGAGAGGCCGAGGTAGTGGTACACTTGCGACCGCCTGAGCTTGGGCGCCTCAGGGTGGAGGTCAAGTCCAGGGCGGGAGAGGTGGTGGTGCGGCTGGAGGCAGAGGATCAGGCGACGCGGGAGGTGTTACGGGCCCACGCCGGGGAACTGGAGGGGTCTCTGAACAGCCAGGCCCATCAGCCCGTTCGTGTGGAGGTGCGGGCGCCTGAGCCGGGAAGTCTGGCCCTGGGCGAGAGGGAGGGACGCCGGTCAGGCCATGAGGCGCACGAACGGCCCGGGCGGCCTCCGCGGCAGGAAGTTTTCCAATCGCCGGACTCGGATGGCACGAAGGCGCAGGTGCCAGGGCAAGGATGGTGGGCCTGA
- a CDS encoding flagellar protein, whose product MNRIDPTMYPHVRSVGSPTGGAERARSQAAAASGPFAEVLRKELEEVRFSAHAQQRMALRGIQLTAEDQARLREAVNRAEAKGARDSLILLRDMAFVVSVRNRTVITALDGPSLREGVFTNIDSAVIL is encoded by the coding sequence GTGAACCGGATCGATCCGACCATGTACCCGCACGTTCGCAGCGTTGGTTCGCCGACGGGAGGGGCCGAACGCGCGCGGAGCCAGGCTGCGGCGGCCTCTGGGCCGTTTGCGGAGGTCCTTCGAAAGGAGCTGGAGGAGGTGCGCTTTTCGGCGCACGCCCAGCAAAGGATGGCCTTGCGGGGGATCCAGCTCACAGCGGAGGACCAGGCCCGTCTGCGTGAGGCCGTGAATCGTGCCGAGGCCAAAGGGGCGCGGGACTCCCTCATTCTGCTGCGGGACATGGCCTTCGTCGTGAGCGTCCGGAATCGCACGGTGATCACGGCCCTGGATGGACCGAGCCTACGCGAGGGGGTGTTCACGAACATCGACAGCGCGGTGATTCTGTAG
- a CDS encoding flagellar hook-basal body complex protein, with amino-acid sequence MMRSLFAGVSGLRNHQVRMDVIGNNIANVNTIGYKASRVTFEESLAMTLRGATMPSGRVGGTNPVQVGLGMSVGTIDTILNQGSLQATGQQTDLAISGNGYFVLSDGQRYFFTRAGAFQFDANGRLVNPSNGLVVQGRMADARGRISSTSAIQDIVLPFGQKVPARATRSITFTGNLNAGEKPLGTITKTAPFLAVEEVGDNTDMAALYARGDTNSFITGMVSGVTVVTVNDGSSTRTYTYVSGDAAVGNGEFTCLQDLIDEINQDFAGSLRLSLTATGAIRVEDASGSSHTVTFTSNSAALQSALGAANGTVDSSTGKFTLTDEFSHRATKDEELSKLRNSVGEPLGIAAGDVISISAIVGGVDRSSTLTVTNNTTLGDLVDLIQSTFGITNSRGVQIDDRGCLVIHGDPGESSAIEAVSIRISGNPKFNTACVMNELQKAQDVTHSASITIYDELGMEHIVTLTFTKTDVENQWRWEAKLAGDEIISSGSTGTINFNSDGSLNSFLYDNGMTSFKFDPNNGASFMEIVFDAGDIGGFNGITQFASPSTAVASSQDGYPNGDLMTINIDETGKITGIFSNGVTQTLAQIALAVFNNPAGLLRSGENMYQISANSGTAVLGLAGESIQAKIVPGHLEMSNVDLAEEFTNMIVAQRGFQANARVITTTDDLLNELVNLKR; translated from the coding sequence ATGATGCGTTCCCTTTTTGCCGGCGTTTCGGGCCTGCGCAATCACCAGGTCCGGATGGATGTCATCGGCAACAACATCGCCAATGTCAATACCATCGGCTATAAGGCCTCGCGGGTCACCTTCGAGGAAAGCCTGGCGATGACTTTGCGGGGTGCGACCATGCCGAGCGGTCGGGTGGGAGGAACCAATCCCGTGCAGGTGGGGCTCGGCATGTCGGTCGGAACAATCGACACGATCCTGAATCAGGGCAGCCTGCAGGCCACGGGCCAACAGACGGATCTGGCGATCAGCGGCAACGGCTACTTCGTCCTAAGCGACGGCCAGCGCTATTTCTTCACCCGGGCTGGCGCGTTCCAGTTTGATGCCAACGGTCGACTCGTCAATCCGAGCAACGGGCTCGTGGTCCAAGGCCGGATGGCCGATGCGCGCGGGCGGATCAGCTCGACCAGCGCCATCCAGGACATCGTCCTCCCCTTTGGCCAGAAGGTGCCGGCGCGCGCTACCCGTTCCATCACCTTCACGGGCAACCTGAACGCCGGCGAGAAGCCTCTCGGCACCATCACCAAGACGGCGCCTTTCTTGGCCGTCGAAGAGGTGGGAGACAACACGGATATGGCCGCTCTGTACGCACGCGGTGACACCAATTCCTTCATCACCGGCATGGTGAGTGGGGTGACCGTGGTGACGGTGAACGACGGCTCCTCCACGCGCACCTACACCTACGTGTCCGGCGACGCCGCCGTGGGCAACGGGGAATTCACTTGCCTGCAGGATCTAATTGACGAGATCAATCAGGATTTCGCCGGGTCTCTGCGGCTGAGCCTTACGGCGACGGGAGCGATCCGGGTAGAGGATGCATCGGGGTCCTCCCACACGGTGACCTTCACGAGCAACAGCGCGGCTCTCCAGTCCGCCCTGGGCGCCGCCAATGGCACCGTCGACAGCTCCACGGGCAAGTTCACGCTGACGGATGAATTCAGCCACCGCGCCACGAAGGACGAAGAGCTATCCAAGCTGAGGAACTCAGTCGGCGAGCCTCTGGGGATCGCTGCGGGAGACGTGATCAGCATCAGTGCCATTGTGGGCGGGGTGGACCGCTCGTCCACCTTGACCGTCACGAACAACACGACCCTGGGCGACCTGGTGGACCTGATCCAGTCCACCTTCGGCATCACGAATAGCCGGGGTGTGCAGATCGACGACCGCGGCTGCCTGGTCATCCACGGTGACCCGGGCGAGTCCTCAGCCATAGAAGCGGTTTCGATCCGGATCTCCGGGAACCCGAAGTTCAATACCGCCTGCGTCATGAACGAGCTGCAGAAGGCACAGGACGTGACCCATTCGGCCAGCATCACCATCTACGATGAGCTGGGGATGGAGCACATCGTGACGCTCACCTTCACCAAGACCGACGTGGAGAATCAGTGGCGGTGGGAAGCTAAGCTGGCTGGCGACGAGATCATTTCCAGCGGCAGCACAGGCACGATCAACTTCAACTCGGACGGCTCTCTGAACTCCTTCCTCTACGACAATGGGATGACCTCTTTCAAGTTTGACCCGAACAACGGCGCCTCCTTCATGGAGATCGTGTTCGATGCGGGCGATATTGGCGGGTTCAACGGCATCACCCAGTTTGCCTCACCCTCCACAGCGGTTGCCAGCAGCCAGGACGGCTACCCGAACGGCGATCTGATGACCATCAACATCGACGAGACGGGCAAGATCACCGGGATCTTCAGCAACGGTGTCACGCAGACTCTGGCTCAGATTGCCCTGGCGGTGTTCAACAACCCGGCCGGTTTGCTCCGCAGCGGCGAAAACATGTACCAGATTTCCGCCAATTCGGGTACTGCCGTTCTGGGCCTGGCAGGGGAGAGCATTCAGGCTAAGATCGTCCCTGGTCACCTGGAGATGTCCAACGTGGACCTCGCAGAGGAGTTTACCAACATGATCGTCGCGCAGAGGGGATTCCAGGCCAATGCGCGGGTGATCACGACCACGGACGATCTCCTCAACGAGCTCGTGAACCTGAAGAGGTAG
- a CDS encoding flagellar FlbD family protein, which translates to MIKVTRLNGKELIINAELIETVEATPDTIITLTTNSKFMVRETPEEIVEKVVEYRRRVGHYTFANVNDIDSISN; encoded by the coding sequence ATGATCAAGGTCACCCGACTCAACGGGAAGGAACTCATCATCAACGCGGAGCTGATCGAGACCGTGGAGGCCACCCCGGACACGATCATTACCCTCACCACCAATTCCAAGTTCATGGTCCGAGAGACGCCCGAGGAAATTGTGGAAAAGGTGGTCGAGTACCGGCGGAGGGTCGGCCACTACACGTTCGCCAACGTGAACGACATCGACTCGATAAGTAACTGA
- a CDS encoding motility protein A yields MDLATIIGIISGVILIAVSILGKGSFGIFFDLSSVLIVVGGTMASTLINFPLKDVLSVFGVVKNAFLHRAPDPRDTIRQLVRFAEIARREGILYLERELENVEDPFLRQGIQLAADGTEPELMRAILETEISYLQERHELGQSILTAMGSYAPAFGMIGTLIGLVIMLANMSDPSLIGPGMAVAIITTFYGAVLANLIFLPLAGKLKTRSKQEVMMKELVLEGVLAIQSGDNPRIVEQKLISFIAPKIRKDIVKERS; encoded by the coding sequence ATGGACCTCGCGACCATCATCGGCATCATCTCCGGTGTCATCCTGATCGCCGTCTCGATCCTCGGCAAGGGCAGTTTTGGGATCTTTTTCGACCTGAGCTCGGTGCTCATCGTGGTCGGGGGAACCATGGCCAGCACGCTCATCAATTTCCCGCTGAAGGACGTCTTGAGCGTGTTCGGCGTGGTGAAGAACGCTTTCTTGCACCGGGCCCCCGATCCACGGGACACGATCCGCCAGCTGGTGCGCTTTGCGGAGATTGCGCGCCGAGAAGGCATCCTCTATCTCGAAAGGGAGCTGGAGAACGTTGAGGATCCCTTCCTTCGGCAAGGCATTCAGCTGGCGGCCGATGGGACCGAGCCCGAGCTCATGCGGGCCATTCTCGAGACGGAAATCTCCTACTTGCAGGAACGCCACGAGCTGGGCCAGAGCATTCTGACCGCCATGGGCTCGTACGCGCCTGCCTTCGGGATGATCGGTACGTTGATCGGGTTGGTCATCATGCTGGCCAACATGTCCGACCCGTCCCTTATTGGGCCTGGCATGGCCGTGGCGATCATCACGACCTTCTACGGGGCGGTTCTGGCCAATCTGATCTTCCTGCCCCTGGCCGGAAAGTTGAAGACCCGGTCGAAGCAGGAAGTGATGATGAAAGAGCTGGTCTTGGAAGGGGTATTAGCTATCCAGTCCGGCGACAACCCGCGCATCGTTGAGCAGAAACTGATCTCCTTCATTGCGCCAAAGATCCGTAAGGATATCGTGAAGGAACGATCCTGA
- a CDS encoding OmpA family protein, with translation MARRPKSEEGKGGAPEWVVTYGDMMSLLLTFFVLLQSFSSIQLSEFQKAMGSLKGALGVLKGQPSASPLYKMPSPDIYPLSEGGRESEMRELQEYLQAQGIEEEVTVRITEKGIAVTIESPILFDLGRADLKPQFLPLLDRIAVMATRAREIVIEGHADDLPINTPQFPSNWELSVARALSVLHYFETRGIAPGKMVAIGYGEYRPRVPNDSEENRKKNRRVEIFLNEMD, from the coding sequence ATGGCTCGTAGACCGAAAAGCGAGGAGGGCAAAGGCGGAGCCCCGGAGTGGGTGGTCACGTACGGCGACATGATGAGCCTCCTCCTTACGTTTTTTGTGTTGCTGCAGTCCTTCTCGTCGATTCAGCTGTCCGAGTTTCAGAAGGCGATGGGATCGCTCAAGGGGGCTCTGGGTGTGTTGAAGGGTCAACCTTCGGCTTCGCCCCTGTACAAGATGCCGTCGCCCGATATCTATCCCCTCTCCGAGGGCGGGAGGGAGAGCGAAATGCGGGAACTTCAGGAATACCTGCAGGCGCAGGGGATCGAAGAGGAGGTTACTGTAAGGATCACGGAGAAGGGCATCGCTGTGACGATCGAAAGCCCCATCCTGTTTGACCTGGGCCGTGCAGACCTCAAACCCCAGTTCCTCCCGCTGCTGGACCGCATTGCGGTCATGGCTACACGGGCCCGGGAGATCGTCATCGAGGGGCACGCCGACGATCTGCCCATCAATACGCCGCAGTTTCCGTCGAACTGGGAGCTGTCCGTGGCCCGGGCCCTGAGCGTCCTGCACTACTTCGAGACCCGGGGCATCGCCCCAGGCAAGATGGTCGCTATCGGCTACGGGGAGTACCGGCCACGGGTCCCTAATGATTCCGAAGAGAACCGAAAGAAGAATAGACGGGTGGAGATCTTCCTGAACGAGATGGACTGA